The following are from one region of the Littorina saxatilis isolate snail1 linkage group LG2, US_GU_Lsax_2.0, whole genome shotgun sequence genome:
- the LOC138959155 gene encoding outer dynein arm-docking complex subunit 2-like, translated as MGQALVSAAQWTSAQGGSGGKLELTPLNEELLNAILRFVEGFSQKYPDEGKLVFKRPLTWETTLSANSFSGFKEENGVLVSEEKKDDIPLFKLQTQTISIMTMELAEMVLRTAGDKKITELRLCLEANRDPVVNMLGERFGTVQGDDNSILRYVEEIRKEMEQLGKAEQGENEKQQQELKEKNMVLSVRLKLIGLDQQLLNQSIMKISTQVRLTPKMVESEMTTLKGLSGEDGEKCVLEHIRYHGESFVYKNGCRAQPWRQLHGDICYIEAKPHDGSSLYITANTSGCFINKGPDPERPGQLLYDRTDQDTYRDLVTLLKAKSPKFAQIISKQEFALHEKPKDDRHVEVAAADEEDGQGTARSEQQGHSQKDKGADDKDKQNKQGEKKKKLEPSLKWQVLGVDDESKEEEEEKQQKQKPRPKRRSSSLRKQKTPVEPADSFSESSTESEEEEEAVERRAEANADLPSEYWQIQKLVKYLKGGNQTATIIALCSLRDFNLAQETCQLAIRDVGGLEVLINLLDTNEVKCKIGALKILKEISRNTQIRRSIADLGGLQTMVKILRDPDKDLKCLAAETIANVAKFRRARRTVRQHGGIKRLVSLLDCVPLNSTNMTAEMELDVEVARCGALALWSCSKSKKNKEAMQRAGAIPLLAKLLKSPHEDMLIPVVGTLQECASEPSYRLAIRTEGMIEDLVGNLKCTSPDKPANPELQMHCASAIFKCAEEKETRDLVRQYGGLDPLVGLLNNMENKELLAAATGAIWKCAISPENVARFQELKCIELLVALLTNQPEEVLVNVVGALGELAKAQQNRTQIRKSGGIPHLVNLLTGTNQALLVNVTKAVGQCAEEPDNMVIIDKLDGVRLLWSLLKNQNPDVQASAAWAICPCIENAKDAGEMVRSFVGGLELIVSLLKSEDKEVLAAVSAAIANIAKDEENLAVITDHGVVPMLARLTLTHDDKLRQHLAEAIARCCNWGNNRTAFGKEGAVAPLVRYLKSKDENVHRSTARALFQLSKNPENCITMHEAGVVQPLLKMVGAPDADLQESSAGCIGNIRRLALANERAKYA; from the exons ATGGGTCAAGCACTCGTCAGTGCTGCCCAGTGGACTTCGGCCCAGGGCGGGTCAGGAGGAAAGCTGGAACTGACCCCACTGAATGAGGAGCTCCTGAATGCcattctcagatttgttgaagGCTTCTCACAAAAGTACCCTGATGAGGGCAAACTAGTGTTTAAAAGGCCGCTTACTTGGGAAACGACACTAAGCGCCAACAGCTTCTCAGGATTCAAAGAAGA AAATGGAGTGCTGGTGTCAGAGGAGAAAAAGGATGACATTCCATTGTTCAAGCTTCAAACACAGACCATCAGCATCATGACAATGGAGCTGGCAGAAATGGTTCTGAGAACTGCTGGGGACAAGAAGATTACAGAACTTCGCCTGTGTCTGGAAG CCAATCGCGATCCAGTGGTCAACATGCTTGGTGAGCGGTTCGGGACTGTGCAGGGAGACGACAATTCCATTTTGCGCTACGTTGAAGAGATCCGCAAGGAGATGGAGCAGCTGGGCAAAGCAGAGCAAGGGGAGAATGAGAAACAGCAGCAGGAGCTGAAAGAGAAGAACATGGTGCTGTCCGTGAGGCTGAAGTTGATTGGACTTGATCAGCAGCTCCTCAACCAGAGCATCATGAAAATATCAAC ACAAGTGAGGCTAACTCCCAAAATGGTTGAATCTGAGATGACTACTCTCAAAGGTCTCTCAGGAGAAGATGGAGAAAAGTGTGTGTTGGAACACATACGCTACCATG GTGAAAGCTTTGTGTACAAAAACGGTTGCCGGGCGCAGCCATGGCGACAGCTGCATGGTGACATTTGTTATATTGAAGCCAAGCCCCATGACGGCTCATCCCTCTACATCACTGCCAACACAAGCGGCTGCTTCATCAACAAG GGGCCTGACCCAGAGAGGCCCGGGCAGCTGCTTTACGACCGCACTGACCAGGACACCTACCGCGACCTTGTCACCCTCCTCAAGGCCAAGTCACCCAAGTTTGCTCAGATCATCAGCAAGCAG GAGTTCGCCCTGCATGAAAAGCCCAAGGATGATCGCCACGTGGAGGTTGCTGCAGCTGATGAAGAAGATGGGCAAGGCACAGCAAGGTCTGAGCAGCAGGGGCATAGTCAAAAAGACAAGGGCGCCGATGACAAGGACAAGCAAAATAAGCaaggagagaagaagaagaagctggaACCTTCACTGAAGTGGCAGGTGCTTGGCGTGGATGATGAATCCAAAGA ggaggaggaagagaagcagcagaagcagaagcCAAGGCCAAAGAGAAGAAGTTCATCGCT ACGTAAACAGAAGACTCCAGTTGAACCAGCCGATTCCTTCAGCGAAAGTTCAACAGAgagtgaagaggaggaggaagctGTTGAAAGACGTGCTGAAGCAAACGCTGACCTGCCTTCTGAGTACTGGCAGATTCAGAAGCTTGTCAAATACCTGAAG GGAGGTAACCAGACTGCCACCATCATTGCCCTGTGCTCCCTTCGTGACTTTAACCTGGCACAAGAGACCTGCCAGCTCGCCATAAGAGATGTCGGTGGTCTTGAGGTCCTCATCAACCTTTTGGACACTAATGAAGTCAAGTGCAAA ATTGGAGCCTTGAAGATCCTGAAAGAGATTTCGCGCAACACACAGATCCGTCGTTCCATCGCTGACCTGGGTGGGCTGCAAACCATGGTCAAGATCCTGCGTGACCCCGACAAGGATCTGAAATGCCTGGCCGCTGAGACCATTGCCAATGTGGCCAAGTTCCGTCGCGCTCGTCGCACCGTGAGGCAACACGGTGGCATCAAGAGGCTG GTGAGCCTACTGGACTGCGTGCCACTGAACAGCACCAACATGACGGCAGAGATGGAGCTGGATGTGGAAGTGGCGCGATGCGGCGCTCTGGCCTTGTGGAGCTGCTCCAAGAGCAAGAAGAACAAGGAGGCCATGCAGCGAGCCGGCGCCATTCCACTGCTGGCCAAGCTGCTCAAGTCACCGCATGAAGACATGCTGATTCCAGTGGTGGGAACCCTGCAGGAGTGTGCGTCTGAG CCAAGTTACCGTCTCGCCATTAGAACTGAGGGTATGATTGAAGACTTGGTGGGAAATCTCAAGTGCACCAGCCCTGACAAACCAGCGAACCCAGAACTGCAGATGCATTGTGCTTCAGCTATTTTTAAG TGTGCTGAGGAGAAGGAGACCCGCGACCTTGTGCGTCAGTACGGTGGCCTTGACCCTTTGGTGGGACTGCTGAACAACATGGAGAACAAGGAACTGCTTGCCGCCGCCACTGGCGCCATCTGGAAGTGCGCCATCAGTCCAGAAAACGTTGCTCGCTTCCAGGAACTCAAGTGCATTGAACTGCTGGTGGCCCTGCTTACTAACCAACCAGAAGAG GTGCTGGTGAATGTGGTGGGAGCCTTAGGAGAGCTGGCCAAAGCACAACAAAATCGTACTCAGATCCGAAAGTCTGGTGGCATTCCACATCTCGTCAACCTGCTGACCGGCACCAACCAGGCCCTGCTGGTCAATGTCACAAAGGCTGTTGGTCAGTGTGCAGAGGAGCCAGACAACATGGT GATTATTGACAAATTGGATGGTGTCCGGCTGCTATGGTCACTGCTGAAGAACCAAAACCCTGATGTACAAGCAAGCGCTGCATGGGCAATTTGTCCCTGCATTGAAAATGCCAAG GATGCTGGGGAGATGGTTCGATCCTTTGTGGGCGGTTTAGAGCTGATCGTTTCACTCCTGAAATCAGAAGACAAGGAGGTTTTAGCGGCAGTTAGTGCAGCCATTGCTAACATTGCCAAAGACGAAGAGAACCTTGCAGTCATCACAGATCACGGGGTGGTGCCAATGCTGGCCAGGTTAACACTGACA CATGATGACAAACTTCGGCAACACCTAGCGGAGGCCATAGCGCGCTGTTGTAACTGGGGCAATAACCGGACAGCGTTTGGAAAGGAGGGTGCTGTGGCCCCCCTGGTTCGCTACCTCAAGTCCAAGGATGAGAACGTCCATCGGTCAACAGCTCGCGCACTCTTCCAGCTCTCCAAAAATCCTGAAAACTGCATCACGATGCACGAAGCGGGCGTAGTACAG CCTTTGCTGAAGATGGTTGGAGCACCAGATGCTGACTTGCAGGAATCTTCAGCAGGCTGCATAGGCAATATTCGAAGACTTGCCCTGGCTAACGAAAGAGCCAAATATGCGTAA